A genomic stretch from Glaciecola nitratireducens FR1064 includes:
- the pstA gene encoding phosphate ABC transporter permease PstA — MRKLSANDKQTISSFSSGLSAAILLIVLISLVSFIVLKGSAYFWPVQVYGVTTYNADYNHIDGASDHALDSARRAFVPSALDIDEFNEALANKLSAQFAGSNLPMPRIVIEKVDAIYQINLYSGAIQYGNFQQISTPDSERYQLDELNNVVADVAIFQNELRDIQNNYLSILHRDIAQLNQSDVSEQAPARLKELEQFEYWQQKADVLSQKIASYHLVFIDASGQPFDILVKDIRLLFQPNMMNLFDKVSYSGKKIIEFVSDSPKQASTSGGVFPALFGTVVMVLLMAVIVAPFGAMAAIYLHEYAPNNMTTSIIRICVSNMAGVPSVVYGVFGLGFFVYTLGGSIDTLLFSDALPSPTFGTPGLFWAALTMALLTLPVVIVSTEEGLRRVPEGLRAGSYALGATKIETIWKTVLPVASPGIMTGVILAIARAAGEVAPLILVGAVKFAPSLPVDAEFPFVHLERQFMHLGVFIYDGAFHNQTNTQGSSMMFASCMLLLLIVFILNLFAIIVRNRLRARYVRM; from the coding sequence ATGCGTAAATTAAGTGCAAACGATAAGCAAACCATTTCGAGCTTCTCGAGCGGCCTGAGTGCTGCCATTTTGCTAATAGTATTAATCAGTTTGGTGTCTTTCATTGTATTAAAAGGCTCCGCCTATTTCTGGCCGGTGCAAGTATATGGAGTAACTACCTACAATGCGGACTACAATCACATTGATGGTGCTTCTGACCATGCATTAGATTCGGCGCGACGTGCTTTTGTGCCAAGTGCGCTTGATATTGATGAGTTTAATGAGGCTCTAGCGAATAAACTCAGCGCGCAGTTTGCCGGTTCGAATTTACCAATGCCTCGAATCGTTATAGAGAAGGTCGATGCTATCTATCAGATTAATTTGTATTCTGGTGCAATTCAATACGGAAATTTTCAGCAAATAAGTACGCCGGACAGTGAACGATATCAGCTTGACGAATTGAATAATGTTGTCGCTGATGTGGCGATTTTTCAAAATGAGCTGCGCGATATACAAAACAATTATTTGAGCATTTTACATCGTGATATCGCTCAACTAAATCAATCCGATGTTAGCGAGCAGGCTCCCGCTCGACTGAAGGAGCTGGAACAGTTTGAGTATTGGCAGCAAAAAGCGGATGTATTGAGTCAAAAAATAGCGTCTTATCATTTGGTGTTTATAGATGCCTCTGGGCAGCCCTTCGATATACTTGTAAAAGATATTCGCCTGCTTTTTCAACCTAATATGATGAATTTATTCGACAAAGTGTCCTACAGTGGCAAAAAGATTATAGAGTTTGTGTCGGATTCTCCAAAACAAGCATCGACTAGCGGTGGTGTTTTCCCTGCATTATTTGGGACGGTAGTAATGGTGTTACTGATGGCAGTTATTGTTGCTCCTTTTGGTGCAATGGCCGCTATTTATCTGCACGAGTACGCACCGAATAATATGACAACGTCAATTATCCGAATTTGTGTTAGCAACATGGCGGGTGTGCCGAGTGTTGTATATGGCGTGTTTGGCTTGGGGTTCTTTGTATATACACTTGGAGGTTCGATAGACACACTGCTATTCAGTGACGCATTGCCTTCGCCTACGTTTGGCACTCCCGGTTTGTTTTGGGCTGCATTAACGATGGCATTGTTAACGCTTCCTGTTGTGATTGTTTCTACCGAGGAAGGTTTGCGCCGAGTTCCAGAAGGATTGAGAGCCGGGAGTTACGCGTTGGGCGCAACTAAAATTGAAACTATTTGGAAGACGGTGTTGCCCGTTGCCAGCCCAGGTATAATGACGGGAGTTATTCTTGCCATTGCCCGTGCTGCTGGAGAAGTTGCGCCCTTAATTCTTGTCGGTGCGGTAAAATTTGCGCCGAGTCTGCCGGTGGATGCTGAATTTCCGTTCGTACATTTAGAGCGTCAATTTATGCATCTAGGGGTTTTCATATACGACGGTGCATTCCACAATCAAACTAATACACAAGGTTCATCGATGATGTTTGCGAGCTGCATGTTGCTGCTGTTAATCGTTTTCATCTTAAATTTATTTGCTATTATCGTGCGTAATAGACTGCGCGCTCGATACGTTCGCATGTAG